In the genome of Pangasianodon hypophthalmus isolate fPanHyp1 chromosome 24, fPanHyp1.pri, whole genome shotgun sequence, the window AAACCATTAAAGCACATTCAAATGCAGATGAAGTTTGCaatcaggaataaaacaattatgtGCCGTTACAGTAAGATAATCAACGGTATAGGTGTGATGTGGTTTGATACAAAGTGGAGATATTTTCATATTGCAGCAGGTCCTGAAGCATCTTATTTGTCTTGtaccacaacaatttaccaatgattacatttatttatttttttaaagaatggcacatcatactttatcattttatcGAAACATTTAAAAGTTGTGGACTATCCACAAACCACATTGATTCTTGTTATAACTTGTGTTATAaatgctataaacagtcatgaAAACTGTATATCGACACATGCCAGACAATGATGCAGTCATAGTACGACCTACTTGACAAGACTCCTCAAAATGAGGTTACAACTGTCCAACTTTTCAATTCACCAAATGTTTTGCATGGACATAATTAGCAGCAGTCTTGCAGAACATTttactcactcagtcactcgcACACACCCTACACGGCATCCTTCCCAGTGTCACAGCCGCTTCCTTGCATCCTACATCTAATTTTACCCAACCGACCCATTTCCCGCCTTGCACAAAGACACGCGTCCAAGAATACACACCACGCCACACACAATCAGTGACGCAAACTGATGCATGTTGACATCCCACCCAAACATGACCATATTAAGATTCATCTCTATGACAACCACTGTTGTTTGTCTgataattcatattcattcattcatctatccatcttcagtaagagctttattcTAGTCAGGGTTCTGGCTGGATCTGGAGCcggtcccaggaacactgggtacaAGATTGGAATACAgtccagtccatcgcagggcaccatgcacacacacacacactcacacactgattcacacctaggggtaatttagtgtagctaatccacctagCAGCATGTTTTcagaggtgggagaaaaccagggaacccagagaaaacctaCAGAGACGCAGGGAGAACCTTTGAAACGCCACACGGCACATAGTAACCCAAGCTAACATGAATCTTGGATCTTgatatcagcaaaaaaaaaaatctcatttacaCAACTATACACTCAGTTAATATAGCTAACAAACAATGGACGTTAAGTTCACCCAACATTTTCTGTGTAAAGCTTCAAACCACATTCCGTTCTTCAGTAATGTCATGCAGACTTGCTGATGTAGTTTAGGACACTGTGTAAACATCATCATCTAGCTGAATACTGTAATGTTTACGGATGTAGCCATCTTTCCCaactggaatttatttatttttcccttatCGCAGTTGGGTCTCATTAGCCCCGCCTCCAACGTTTAAAGGCAGAAGTGTACACAGTTCCACTGTGAACTTAAATCACTAAATACAAACCATTCATGCTATTTTATAAAAGGACGATGTTTTCCGTATGAGAAGATGAGAGCCTAAATGAACCTactgatgcttttttttcatgcttATATTTATCAAGGGcatttatataatgttattttaGATATGCTGTCCACATTAATATGAGCATGCAAACACTGAAAAGCCACCTAAAGACAGTTTCGTAATTCAAAGCAAGGATTACTCCTTGCTATATTAACTTAAGAAAcgtcacattattttttttttcattaggcTAACTAGATAACAGACTGGGAAAGTGCAACTCTTTTTCCTTGTGATATGCTGTATCCAATCAGCAacgagcatgtgatgttcagtaaGGACCTCCGCTTTCCCTTTTGAGTTGATgggtttctgaatttgctggtgtgtttttgggtttgttgttacgttttctgattttctgtcaTGCGTCGTAAGTAGCTGTTGGTTTTGTTGCAGTGTTTTCTGATTCGCTGTTGCAGTTCTGCATTTGTTGTGTTTGTAATTGTGTTGTTCCATTTGCTGAATTTCTGTTGTGTTTCTAAAGCAGCTGTTGGTTTTGTTGCGGTGTTTTCTGATTCACTGTTGAGTTTTCGGTTTGATGATGTGTTTTGCTTTTACTGCTCTATGAAGATTCGTGAATGTCTTTATAGAAAAGATGCTGAGTGACAAGATGTTTTAATGACTTGTTAACTACACTAGGGTTGTAGCTGTAGtccaaaactaaagaaataaacatcCGTCACCAAACACTTCTTAGCTGATTGACCACTTTAGGGACAAGTGGAAACTTCTGTCAAACCTTTccctttatttataatattaaggtAGAGCTGGCTGACAGCATAAAGTACTAACCACAGAGACAAAATAAACACTCTGTTAATGTATCCACCATTTTGTGATAGTTTGGAAGTCTTTCCCTCATCCCCACTACCTCACTTCaacactcagtgtgtgtttgttgtggaTGAGGAATTTCCCAGGTTGTGTATCAAAGCCCTGTTCTCGGCTACGTCATCAGCAAGGCAAACTGACAAAGCCGGAAATGCGGGCAACCAAGGAAACCGCCACGTTTCACGACACCGCTTCACGACAGTGTCACCCTGGTCGCTGTGGCTACATCCGAAAACCACAGTACCGTAGTAAATAGGCCTACTAAATGGTATGTAGTAACTGTATAGCTGTAATATTTAGTACGGTAGTGCGGTTtcgagtacagagagagagagagaggacgagagagagagagagaaagacccAAAACCAAGGAGTGGCTAGCGTGTAGCTGTGATGAGGTGAATCTAGTCTAAAACACAGCCCACACACTGGGAGAGTCGTAAACGCCATAAACTGGAGAGTGAGTGCTCACTTTTACAGctacacaacaaaaaaaacaacaaatagtAGCgtataaactgaataaacagacaaaaaaacagcgTACAAGCTGagcacgcgcgcgcgcgtgaGCAAACGGAAGAGGCGCGCGCGTTTTCGCAGcctcgctctctttctttctgcatttGCGCCAAATGAGCTCAATGCAGCCAGAGCGCGCGCTTATCAGCCCACAATGAGCCTCCCATGCACCCGCTTTCAGCAAGCCAGGACATGTGCATGGGGGGGGAATGTAAACTCACTCAGCGTGTTTCAACACACAGCTAACTCTACATAAACCTCCACACAATTCCTCcagcacctctctctctctctctctctctccctgtcacaGAGATCCCATATGGGTGAGGCTCCAACCCTGCTGATCTTCCAGTATTATTACCACAGCAAGAGTGAAAAAAACATCTCACACGGTGCATTCATTAGGCGAACTAATCGAAAGACTGTGAGAAGAAGCACACTGAGGCATAAAACGGTGCCAGTTAAGCAAAACTACACCAACAGGAAAGACAAGTGGGGCGAACTTGCATGTTACTTCATGTATGTTTGCATACAGAGGGAAAAGTAGTAAGCATATCTATTCACAAGCATTCTTCATGAAAAACATGTATTCCTCCAGCTGATCAGAGATGATCAGTGAATTGAAATGCTGATCAAGAAGCAATAGATGGGGATATTTGGTAAACAACGCCCCACTGGCAGCTCAGTTTGAATGAACGCTGATAAGCAGATGTgtgttccttaaaaaaaaaaaaaaaaaacacacacacacacaactcgcCAAATCACAGAATTCCACATCAGACTTGCTTTAAATTAAAACCCGACCTCATGTGCATCAGCTGCTTCATGCAATAAACATGAACAGAAAGCACAGCTTCTTAAATCTGCAGATTTAACAGAATTTTCCTACAAAACCAAATGAACAGGAAAAGTCAGTAGCACTGAAGACAGATCTTATGCAGGAGTCTGTAAAGGCCTGTAAATCGGTGCAACTTTGTGCTACACTGCAGATCAGCTTTTACAATTCTATCATCAACAATccagtaacatttaaaaaaaaaaaaacaaatcttacCTTCTCAGCAAGAGCACAAAAATCCCTGACCAGCGGTAAGTGTGTAATATGTACAGCTTCAGTGTCCTTTCTTTCCAGCAGTCCCCTGTTCCTGCCTCTGGCGCGGCTGACTCGCCTTCCCGAGCCTACAGGCCGGAAACCACGCCCACTCTTCCATGCCCCGCCCCACAGCGCCATAATTGGGAAAACTGACCATCTGAATACCCAATCacaacaatgctaacagctcCGCCCAGCATTAAgctataatattatattgtaaatatcagatttttttttttttaaacaatctaaTGATTCGTGATCTCTGAAAGGTTTCATTGGTTATACTCAGTGATTACACCAAACCTCACTGGTTTAACTGTAGAGTGTAACTGTATTCAAAGAATATTGTCGTTTCTAgttatgtattttgtattgtgatttttttccccccatgccATATTTGCGTAGGTCACAGATCTGGTACCTTACATGATGTCAATTCACTTTTCCCACAAGATGGCACCATAATGCAGGTTCCCAAATCCAGGGATTGCACACCAAACAGCAGAGTAACACTTTTGGACTGCTCTGTGATCAGTTTCTGCTCATAATACAGTTCCATCTACTATTGGAAATCACATCTTAAGATGTTTTAACAGTTAATTAAGATGCTTTCATGAAGGGATTTCTATATTCTTATGTATCATCACAGACACTTAACACAGAGACACCATTTCGTCCCCCCTCCATTTAGTGGAAACAACTATAACAACTCAAGACTTAAAAACATTACAACATTATACTCTTACAACATTACATTTCCATTGTTTCAGGAACATTTCCATCGTTTCATGCGCTCCAAAAAGCTGACTCTTACCTTTCCTcactgaaggttttttttccagacctTTATCCAGTGACTTTTTTGGCGAGTCGAATGCTGCCTTCATCTGTGCCACTTTGACAGACTGTGCAGAGTCCAAGACCACATCAGCTTTAGCATCGGCAGGTTTGGTCCACTCCTTCCTCTTCTCATGCAGCTGGATGGTTTCTTTTATCAGGTCAGACACAGGCTTGCCTTTTGGAGGGTTTTCTGCTTTTTCCCTTGCTGGGACGCCACCCTGAGCAGATACAGGAGTCTGATCGTTCCTTGTTTCGATGTTTTGGTCAGTTTGGCTTAGAATAATAGTGTCACGGTCAGAAGCATGAGACTGTCCAATGGATTGCGGTGGAGGATTGTTTTGGCCTGTATTGTGTTGCATACAGCACACTTGCGGGGGATTCTGCACGTCTAGAGGAGTGGTGGCATTATCAATCCCAGGGATCTGCGATACAGAACTCCCACATCCATCCTTGAAAGGAATAGTGAATGCTTTTATGGGGTCTTCAATGCAAGGCTTTGTCTCATTTGTCATATCCTTTAATTCATGGCACTCCATAGATTTTGAAATTTCAGTCAAAGGTACACAAATCTTTGATTCTACAAGTGACAGTAGTTGCCTGCCCTCTTCATGACCTGCAGTGCTCTCGAGCTTGGAGTTAGAAATGGATACAGATGCTTGCTGATGAATATCAGTAACTGAAGTGAGGTTTTTGGCGACACTCTGgttgtctctgtccctctttgatgatgtcatctcaCCAAAGGATTTGTCGgtatttttctctaacattaCAGTTGATCGCTCCTCCAAGTTTTTCTCTGTTGCCATAGTATTTCCTTTATCCCTGTCTTGTTTGGAAAACATCATTTTGTCTGATAGTTCGTCCCAGTCGCTCTCTGATTCCGTGGCTTTAACCAAAAACATGTCTCGATTTCTCATTTCACTCTCCCTAACAAGAGCATCTTTAGATTCCATGGCTGCATACAAGGCCAGATGGGGATCCATTTCACGCATATTGCCCTTTGTTATGTCAGGGAGTGACAGCATCTCTGACTGTCCAGTCACCACTGCCAAAAACTGCTGAGGAGTTTTTTCAGTTTGGATATTGGCTGTTTCTGCTGGGGGATAATAATCAACTCTATCTTCTTGTTCAGGAGGGAACTCTTCAGTCTCCTTATACACTCCTCCTGCATTGCATGAGATGTCAGTTTTGTCTGGCATAGACCAGTGCTTCTCCTCTTCGGGTAGCTCTTCGAACCCTGACACGTTTGGAACTTTGTAGATTGCAAGGCCCAAAGGTGCCATCACTGAGGAATCTGGTTTAGTCATGCTCTTCTCTGTTGTGTCACTACTCTCTATATTACTACCTGTAGcatggtgtttttttatttttccaaagtTATCCCTGATTTTGCTCTCCACTGTCGTGGCAAAATCACAGACATCTCCACTGTTCGGTAATAACATCTCTGTTGTTTTGAGCTCCGATCTATCCGACAGGTCAAACATCATTGCAAGAGATGGTATCTCTGTTCCATATATTTGTTCTGATGTTGCTGCATGCTCCTGTACTCCTGAACTACCTGGTTCAATAGAAGTGATTTTCTCCTGGCATTCAGATTTGGTTGATCTCCATTTTAATGGTAGGTTGTCTCTAGAAGAAGTAGAAAGTGATAATTTTCCTCTGTCTTCTTCAGCCAAGCTTGGTTCACAGGACTTTAAGATGGCAGCAGGTCTGTCTTGCCATAGTGGATTTTCTCCAGGTAAATTCTTTTGTAATAGAGCATTCAGTGTGTCTAGATTGTTCTTCTCTGTGACTTTGGTTGGTGCCTCAGACTTCGGAATAGGCatttcaaatggaaaattaTCATCAGGTAAATCCTCTGTGACGATTAAGGCATTGACGCCAGGAACAGCCACAGTATCGGTCATGCTGCTTCCATCTTGTTTCTTAAGGCTGCCTGTAACCTCTGAAGTGACACTGTTCTCCTCACTGACTGATGATTTGGATTGTTGAAAATCAACATTCTCCACTCTGCTAGATGAGTCCCATGCAAGGTCCTGGATGTTGTCCTTATGAATTACCTTCCATTCTTGACTGTCATTCACTGAGTTCTCCAGGTCCATCCTGTTGCTCCTTTCTGTCACAGTTATGTGCTCTGGTTTTGAAGACCCGGCCACTTCAGTGCTCAACGTGCCTCTCTTAGTGACTCTAATATTGTACAGCTTCTGCAAACCTCGAACTTCGGTCCTGCCTCCCTCaccctctcctctttctcttcctccctctctttctccatccccTCCCTGTATCCATTCCCAGTCTATAGGAGGGGCCCCTTTTTTGTGAGAGTGAGTATCCAGCTTCAGAGTAGGTGATGCTGGCTCTGTGCCTGGGCTCACATCCAGCCTTTCCCTAACCAGTCTCGCTTCATCCTCCACCTCTCTGCAGGTCACCTCGCTTGCGTTTCCTTCCTTCTTGCTACCCCCTGGGTCTGGGCTGGGTTCCTTTTCCTCCAATGTCCCCTGTTGCTCCCCAACCCTACCTTGGTTCTGTCCCATTTCATTCTGTGGAAAGAAATTGTGTTAGTACTGGTCTATCATGCACGCTGCAAATGATGCCATTAGTTTGGCATGCAGGTTTGCAAGTCCATATCTCGCACAGGGCTGAGCTTTCCCCACTCCTCCATACTCACTCCCATTCTTCATATATCACTGCAGTGTTGGCTAACCATATCAATTTCATACTTCTCTCGACTTATCTCTTAGAATGTGGAAATCATTCCTCTCGGTATTATCAAACACTGCTACAACTGCTGTTCATTTAAGCTCTCCTCTTTCTATacctctatttttctttctctctctctgaatgcaTTTTAGAAAGTAGTGTGCACATATCTGTTGCCAAACCTATGCAACTTTCCTCTAACTGCTTGACTTATACAGCAGTGATGTGAATCTTTGTGGGAACTGCATTTCAGAATGGCCAAGTATTGCTCATTCTGCTGGTTATGTGGACAACAACATCACCAGGAAAGTGATAATGAAAGTCACAAGTTTTCACTGGAGATCTTAACAGTGAAGCTGTTAATAGTGCTACCAGACACAAGGTTCCAACTCTAGGCAATAATGTGTTGTAGTGTTACATAAAAGCTGAAGTGTAAAAGTAAAGATTTTTCCCAAAACCATCTATCATTGGTGTATATGAATGTGTAATTTGTGTTATCTATTAGCGCTGGAATTTGGAATCAGGAATATTGTACAAAGTCCAAATAGGGCCTTTTGGTTTGCACTTTCACTCATAGTCATGGTTTCTGCATTCATCATTGGGTTCACACAATAACTCTCATTTAGTTGTAATATAAAGCAGTATAATATAAAGCAGAGTAGGGAGGAGAGTTATATTCCTTAAGGATCTGTACTTGGTCAGCGAATTATCATAAAAGTCGAATCACAATGGGAAAACTAAACTGTGTGTTGATTTGAATGGATTAGATCAAGATCCTCTGTGCTATAAATGTATTCTCTTATTTAATCTTGCTTAAGTAGAGAACACAGTCAGTATTTTTTGCTGATAGAAAGATCTCAACTCTCAGACACAACCACTCTTCACAAACCTATGATGAGGAGAATGAGGAGAACAAGGAAAACAAGAAGAACAAGTCACACGTCAGGCTCCTGACGCACACTGACTTTAACCTACAGCAGGGAGTTCGTGTACTCTTTTGAAATCTTTTCTAGAAGATTCTTCCTCATTGGTACCATTTCCCCAAAAGCTCCATTCACtataaaaggtttattttaGTCTTCTTATCTGCACTCACTAACCTGCGTGAATGGGAAAGACATCCatcatttgtgttattttagtgTCATCCCTCCTCTTAGATAGATTATTTCATCCCTGGAGGTCGATATATCAGTCTATTA includes:
- the coro1ca gene encoding coronin-1C-A isoform X1; amino-acid sequence: MGQNQGRVGEQQGTLEEKEPSPDPGGSKKEGNASEVTCREVEDEARLVRERLDVSPGTEPASPTLKLDTHSHKKGAPPIDWEWIQGGDGEREGGRERGEGEGGRTEVRGLQKLYNIRVTKRGTLSTEVAGSSKPEHITVTERSNRMDLENSVNDSQEWKVIHKDNIQDLAWDSSSRVENVDFQQSKSSVSEENSVTSEVTGSLKKQDGSSMTDTVAVPGVNALIVTEDLPDDNFPFEMPIPKSEAPTKVTEKNNLDTLNALLQKNLPGENPLWQDRPAAILKSCEPSLAEEDRGKLSLSTSSRDNLPLKWRSTKSECQEKITSIEPGSSGVQEHAATSEQIYGTEIPSLAMMFDLSDRSELKTTEMLLPNSGDVCDFATTVESKIRDNFGKIKKHHATGSNIESSDTTEKSMTKPDSSVMAPLGLAIYKVPNVSGFEELPEEEKHWSMPDKTDISCNAGGVYKETEEFPPEQEDRVDYYPPAETANIQTEKTPQQFLAVVTGQSEMLSLPDITKGNMREMDPHLALYAAMESKDALVRESEMRNRDMFLVKATESESDWDELSDKMMFSKQDRDKGNTMATEKNLEERSTVMLEKNTDKSFGEMTSSKRDRDNQSVAKNLTSVTDIHQQASVSISNSKLESTAGHEEGRQLLSLVESKICVPLTEISKSMECHELKDMTNETKPCIEDPIKAFTIPFKDGCGSSVSQIPGIDNATTPLDVQNPPQVCCMQHNTGQNNPPPQSIGQSHASDRDTIILSQTDQNIETRNDQTPVSAQGGVPAREKAENPPKGKPVSDLIKETIQLHEKRKEWTKPADAKADVVLDSAQSVKVAQMKAAFDSPKKSLDKGLEKKPSVRKDMRRVVRQSKFRHVFGQAVKNDQCYDDIRVSRVTWDSAFCAVNPKFVAIIVEASGGGAFMVLPLQKSGRIDKSYPTVCGHTGPVLDIDWCPHNDQVIASGSEDCTVMVWQIPENGLVTSMAEPVVVLEGHSKRVGIITWHPTARNVLLSAGCDNVIMIWNVGTGEALITLEDMHPDVIFSACWNRNGSLICTACKDKKVRVIDPRKEEIVAEKDKAHEGARPMRAIFLSDGNVFTTGFSRMSERQLALWNPQNMEEPISVHEMDTSNGVLLPFYDPDTNVVYLCGKGDSSIRYFEITDEAPYVHYLNTFTTKEPQRGMGYMPKRGLDVNKCEIARFYKLHERKCEPIIMTVPRKSDLFQDDLYPDTAGPDCDLEAEDWFEGKNSNPVLISLKDGYIPAKNRDLKVVKKNILDNKPKPSKNAENNAAAPATKTASATASVKGEAKLDEVLKEIKSLRELVSCQEKRIAKLEEQLSQMDV